One Takifugu flavidus isolate HTHZ2018 chromosome 3, ASM371156v2, whole genome shotgun sequence genomic window, ATGTTGTAGTGGCTTAAAAAGGGAGTTTAAGTgacacggcagcagcagcgatgaTAAACCGGAGCCGTTAACAACCTGGAAACGGTCAAGAAAAAGTCACAGGTTgagacagagggggaaaattttattttctttccacgTTAATGCATACAGACACATCAGAAAGGTTGGTCTGTACACAAAAATTAGCACCCTTTCCTCCTCGTGACTGCGTCTCCTACCCTGCAGAGAGCCAGTTCTCCCCTGGAATAGAGCTGTAGCTGCATGTTTTATAGAGAAAAAAACCCCTAAAACATGGCATTATcccacttttcttttcattcctaTGAATCTCAGCATCAATTTTATTTCTAGGGCAGATACAAAACCCAGATTGTGATGAAAAAAAACCTGTCAATAAACCAAATTGTATGTAACTGTTGTAAAGACTTGAATAAACTGACCGCTAATGCCCTTCTTCACATTCAAGATGAGCCACGGTACTAAACATTTAACTGCACCTTCTCCACATTCAGGGATGTGTCCACTCAAAGAAGGCAaatcttttctttgtttgagCACAATATTtaatttgggggggaaaaaattgcAAACAAATTCAATTCCAGATCTCTAATAACTGCAAATGGCTAATTAAGGTATAGCAGTGTGACAGATGATGTACAGACAATATGCAACAGTTCTCAgtgactttaaaaataaaaataaaaaaaataaaagaggttCCAGCACAAGACAAAGTCCTATCAGAGGAACGATTTATGGTTGACAATTTTATCACACATGGAGTTTCAAATCAGCAGAATAACCGACGCTTTAGGCTGCGGTGAATTTGAATGTTTGACATCATTCCAATATGGCCCCAGAGCTTCCAGTCGGGGCCGAGAGTTCAATGGGATGaatctctggggggggggggggagtcctcCTGCCCGGCCATCTGTGAAGCTCCCGACAGGTTAAGTCACATGCTCGGAGGGTGGGAGACAGCGTAATTACGGCGGATGAGTGGAAAAAGTCAATGAGTCTTCTCTACTGGACCAGCGACTGTGCACGTTGGAGAACTACAACTAACAGCCAGGTAGGTATTAATATATAAATGAGTGTAAAGTTAAAATCTTCAAATTTGACCTTCGGCCTATTACGCCTGACCCAAAATGTCTTCCAATTTCACCTCCCCGTCTCGACCCCCCTTTTACACTGTAGGTCCCCCAATCAAGtaaatatttacaaaaggaTAATGcatatgaaaaaacaaaaagaaatgtgcTTTGTCGCCATCGTTTGATACAAGAaatatttgttgtgtttttaaaacagcCGGTATAGACAAAGGAAGCTAGATCTCGACATCTGTCATTAAAAACTACGAAAGCCACAGTGCGGTTTGGCACTGTGCTGGTGGAAATCGGGGGCGTTTGAGTTTGTTGGACAAAGCTTTCAGAAACAAACAGAGGACTAAAAAAAGGGACGTTGAAAATAGAGAAAATCAAACACTACTGGGAGGGGAAACTGTGCCACCTGCTAAGTGACAACCTGAACGAAGACTTTCCGACTAAAACGGCTCGCGCAGCCTTATTGAGCGGCACCGCGTCCCCGATCTTTAATCCTCCAGGACGATGGGCTCGCTGGTGCTGGAAGGGAGCAGAGGcatggggcgggggggcagtgGCAGCTTGATCCGGACCAGGAGGTGAGGTTTTCTTGCCGCCTGACGCATCTCTGACTGGGTCAAATGTTTCCTTAAAGCCCTGGTGGGGAGACAGCACCAGAACATCAGTCAGAAGGCCGACAATCGCTCAAGGATGTTCAAGGTCACCAAGGTGAGGTGCTGATGATTTGCTCAGGTGTTTGaatttgaaaaacaataaaagcagaaaaacaatatATAATATTATGTGATAAAGGTTTGGTGAAATTTTAAGTTGTTCGGGGCTGTTAACTTTGCCTTTAAGGGCAGGTCATCAAAGCGTACCTGGTGTCCTTGGtagccacaaacacaacaggGTTGGGGGCCTCCCCCTGGCTGATCTTCTGCCGCTTGATGACTGACTGAGTCATGGCTCTCATACCTGAAGTATATGGCCTCCCATTGGCTGGAAAGTTCACCGCTGTAGCCTGGGGACCAATGAAAGTACACGTGGGTAAATGGAGCAATGTCAAGCATTAAATTCTCTTCTAGATCTCAGCTTTAATTTGGTTTCACAAAATACAGGCATTTACAACCTAGGAATTGTAGCCATTTACTCCCCCAAACATTTTACACTTTAACGTGTGAGAAACCTTAAATGACTCGATCCAATTTAAAGTGCATAAATGAATGGTCTCAGTAGGAGCTATCCAACCCCCCCAGGGACCAGTTCCAGGCCAACCTGCGCCCTAGAAGCAAGACTCCTGAACCCGGTTGTATTACTGCCAATGGGCGACTCGTGAGGAAAAACTAAAATacactaaaaaataaaacacccccTGCGGTTCATCCGCAGACCTACTCAAACCTAGTAAAAGTCTTAACGAAGCTGGATCTACAGATCACatcacaaaaatgaaaatgttccgTGTCTAGACTACTGACGGTGTCAAAGCTTctctttcccagcatgctttggcCTCCACGAGGCTGGCTGGCTTGATTTCTGTTGATAGGTGTTGGCGGTCCTCGAGTTGCCTTAAGTttcagaggagctgaaataGCTGCAAAGACGACAACCAGTGATAAGACCTTTGAATGGGTGGAAGAGGCCTCtatcagcaggaaaacaaactgaCGGGATTGTCTAGCTTTATCAAATCAGTACAGAAGAACCACTGAAATCAGGCTAGCAGGCACACAACACATATTGTATCTAATAAAGTACATGTGTAGATGTACAAAGATTTAAGAACCCCCTTGGGAAATGTGGCGTGATTTGTTCTCACCCAAGTCCTTCACTATGGTGGCCAGTGACTGTCGGGGCACCACTTTGCTTTTAGGAGGGGTTTTTGTGGCTTTGGGCAGCCGAATCATACCTGAAGATATAGACATAAGACAGAGGCTTTAAGTTCTTGTGTGCAAGTCCTTCATCACCAATCAGTGCAGTATCACAGACCCCCTCCGTTAGCGAAACATGCGACATGTGTACATACACTCAGCCTTTACTGCGTTGGCATTGATGGAGGCGTACGGGCGTCGTGCGGCGCGGTGAGGTTGTAAGATATCTTCGCACACCCGCCGTGCGATGCGGGTCAACTTTGTGGTCTGCAGGATAAACGTTTGGCGGTTCTTGGCCAGCAGCTTGGCTCGACCCTCATTGCGGGTAAATGGGGACAGGCCTTGAACTTCTTGGCGGGTCATGTGACCGCGAGGCCCCGAATCCTGGACAAGAAGGGAGATACGACACAATGTGAGGTGTCACCTTGCAGCAAATTGTACGAGGCTACCTTTCTTTACATCATCTCAGTGCTCTGgaatcctccagctcctctgtaTCAATTTACACCACCGTGCAAAGAGATGGAGCGAAGTTTGCGATATCACATTAAGGCCAAGAAATGACTGAGCTTTGCCTCTTCAACTGCAAACCCtctgagacagaggagacatcaAGACAGCTTCATGGACCCTTTCAACAGGATGGAGGTTTCTACAGGGGGGAAAATACATGAATGTGCCCCCCCAATGGTGGTGATGGGAAAAGTGATCACGTGCATGAAAACTGAAATTAGGACAACTCGACGCCACATCGACTCTGTGGGCAAAACATTTGCCAAGCGGGATGTAAGCGATAATTGGTGGAAGGCTGAATATTGTATACTGAGCCATTTAGACCAGTCCTGACTTGGACCACAGCACTGAGGCGTGAGCCTTCAAAGTACTACGAAGGAAAAGAAATGCTGACGCTACCGGGACCTTTGTGACATTAGGCCTGATATCCAACACACTGGAGCAACACACCAGAACAACTGGATTGTCTCAATTGGATCATCTAAGCGATGTTGTGCGGTCCATTGCAGTGTCAAGTACCCAGACCCAGAACCCACGACACAACACAGAACACATCAGGACACACACCCCTGCCTGGACCCATGCATCCTCAACAACTCGCTCGATGTGGAACAAGAGGTCAGCTCTATTCTTCCTTTTCATTTGCTAAAACACCCTTTCTGAGGCAAGAATCAGATCCAGGACGGCCCTTAGTGGTTCTGTTGAGGTTCAGAGGGTGAAAAACAGACAAGGACAGAGAAACGAGGACGGTTCCGAAAGCTTCATGTGTCATGGAATAATGAGAGAATGGACCACACACGGCCATGAAAGCGTCTCCTCACTTTTGAGCACGTGGGAGGGAAACGTCATGAAATGGGTTATATTCCTAAATGGTAAATGCCATGTTTTGTGAAACGTTTTCTCTTAAAGCTCGACGCCAGGCTCCAACTGCAGAGGAAGAATTGCGGGACTTACAGAGCTAGCTCTAGCAGTGCCATCTAGATGGGTGGGTGTCTTCAGTCCTCCGTACTTCTTCCAATAATTCCAACAAGAGGCGCATAGTCTGCACTGCATGTTGGGAGGCCCCCAGGCGTACCACTGAGACGACTGGACCGCTGGATCGGCGAGGAGAGAACCAGAGAAGGATAGCATCTGTTAATGTTGTCATCCAATTTAGAGGAGTTTGCCAAAGCTTTCatgtggaacaaaaaaaaaatccaagaggATGTTTCTAACATTTCTACTTACTGTGGCAACTCTCGCAGTTCAGTCCCTTCTGAAAGCCCGCTGCTCCGTTCATGCCTGGCTTGCTGCCTGGAACCATGAtctggttggggttgggttttGTGCTGGTGAGGGtagaagagcaggaagtggttACTGCCTGAGTAGAGACACCAGTACCGGTCCCACGTTCAGATTAATACGCACTATGTGGGGATGTAGACTTGCTTCAGCTTGCTGTCTGCTTCCGCTGCCTTCAGCCGTTTCTACAAAGAGAAAACGGTTCGAGAATCAGGAAAATCAAGGATTTTCAATGACTTCAAGCTCCGACACAAAGACCAACCTGTTGGATGTAGCGGTCTGTCGTCTTCCACATGTAGTAGAACTGGACCACGCTCGCTAGAGACTTCCATGGCAACTGAGGGAGAGGAAGCGATCAAATGATATCAACGATTACAGCTACGGGTCAGCTTGACCACCCCCAGAACAACTCGACAACAGCAACAGCGCTTACAAAGTCCTGACGGATGTCGGTGAAGTCTTTGCCGTATTTCTCCAGGGCCTCCTCAAACAGCATGGCCTCCGAGGCgctccactcctccatctcATCGCGGCAGAGCACGGGACCTCCCTGAGGGACCAGGGTGGACATGGCGCTCGCCAGGTCGTAGTTATTCTTCTGTAGCGTGTCCATGGCGTGAAACTGCGAACAAATGAGCGTGAGGCCGCCAGACAGGAACCATTCTTTCCTTTGCGGTACTTCCAAATTCGAAAAGGTTCTACCAGCGTGATGTCTCGAGAGGCTGCAGCCGCGCTCATGTGGAGGCTGGGTTGCCGAATGGAACTACTGCAATCGAGGGCCCGTGCGAATGTCCCAACAGCCCTGAAGCACatagaaaagtaaaaaatgaaGGAACTTGTTCATGTGatgaaaaccaaaaacacttTACACGATGAATGCTTCTGCATTGTTTATATTGCATTAAAGGTGAGGTGACAATAAATTCAAACTCAACTTCATTTATACTTTAACTATCTGatacagacacaaaacaaataTAAGAGACCAATGAGAGACCAGAGCCTGACTCCCGAGCGAGCACTGTacatgcaacagcagcaggaaaagcgCCTCCCTTTTATctgaaagaaaccttgagttgGACCAACTAAGTTCATAGATAAACTCTCAAAGAAAGCAGCCTCCTTAAAGAGGAAGAAATCAAAGCTAGAGGCTTTAGTGGCGATGAACTGAGCTCTCTTTGGTACAGCAGTGTACACATTTATCAGCATTTTCACGACAGATTATCAATTAGTATAGCTAAGCACACAGATAGAGGATTTAAGTCCATTGGTGTCCACAATTAAAGTATTTCTTTGGACATATAAAACATTTTGACATGTCAGATACACCCTAATTTTAAATGAGCTGCACCGTTGTTCTGTGTCGcactttgatgatgtcacactACTCTATAGCTGGCAAAGCACCCAGACGCCACAAAGTAAGCTTGTGGTTAACCCTAATAGTAATGTACCATATAAAACTGTACTTCTGCGCTGAAATAAGGCATTTCGATTCAGATATGGGGAGTATTACCGTGCTACCACCAGGAACTGGTCGATCTGGGGGTCTTTCAGCTGATTGTTGGGGTCCCAAAGCTTAGTCTCAAGCTTCTCCTGGACCCGGGTGTCCGTTTCTCCTAAGAGATAAGAAACTGTATAATTACTTTGCTtttttgaaatgtgttttctagCTTTCTCCAGCTCACCTTCAACTAGTTTGTCAGGGATCTCGGCCTGATATTTGGAACCCACCCGGATCTCCCCCTGGTCTGCCAGCAGAGTCTTTTGTACTGGGTCAAACACCAGCGAGTAAAAGAAACAGTCCTTGACAACGAAAAACATCGGAGAATTACTACCGCCTCGATTATAGGATCTACTTTTAACTACTTCAGATTTGTGCAGCTGACACCACTGTTGTCAGACAGGTGCCGTACATCTTTGTCCAGGTAGTTGACCAAGACGTCCGTTTCGTTGAGAAGAGTGACGTTACATTTCCCCCTGAGGAGAGAAGCATCCAAACAAAGGTTATCATAAACACAACCAGAGAACTTATggtcaaaaaggtcaaaatCTAAGGATTATACCACACATTAAGGTGCCCTTGGGCAAGATGCTGagccccaaaatggctcctaaGGCTGCAAACCGCAGCAGCCTCTTGACCCTTAATACGTACCGGATGTGAGTAGCAGGTAAAGATTCAAATTGTCGAGACAGGAAGAGTTCTCTGTGTTTGAGctggtgtttttgttcttcagaGAGTGTTGGCTGTTTAGActcctcctcaaactctcctGGAACACAAACCAAGAGTCTCAGTACATTTTTAGATGGCCCGATGGGGCAGAGACCTGGTTGGTCTAAGGTGGCACTGCGATGAGCTCTGCGATGGTGTGGGTATGTGTGcggttttattctctttttgcAGCTTTCTACTCACTTGCATTACTGTCAGCCAGAGTATTTAGGTTGCTTGAGATGTCCCGCCTCCTGAAGAGACACACCACCTTCGCCTCCACGTTCCCATTGGCTGTCTGTAAGGAGACAGTTAGCATTGGGAGGTCTTTAAAGTACAGATTTACAGATTTGGAAATACTAAAAGGTAAACTGTAAGCATGTATGTCTTGGGGTCACACGTATGATGCCCCAGGACCCAGCAGCATCCACCAACCTTATTGAGCTCTTCTATTCTGCGGATGAGGTAAGGGTTGCTCGAGGAGTTCTCGAAGTACACATAATCTGAGGAGACAAATAAAACAGGATATAAAATGCAGagggtgtttaaaaaaaaaaaaaaaaaaacctcctgaaACGTCTCTAGTCAGGTTGGGAAACCTCAGAATGGTTTCACATCAAATGGTTTGGTACATTAAAATTGTTGCAAGAGAGAGCTCACGTTCCCCGGCACCGCTGCAGAGAATCGCTGTCCAACAAGAAACAgaactttgttttaaaaatgcctGTTGGATGTTGGAGTAACATCTGGAACCATCGACTCAATTACAGTTTAAGACTTAGCAACAAGCAAACAATGCAGAAGCAAACACGGGAAAATCTGTttcaaaaaatgaaaaggaaacgATATGGCACGGGTTAGGTATTCTTTAGGGACAAATAATAACCATGGTTACGCTATGGGATGGCTGGTGAAAGCACAGGAACATGACAACTGCAATAGCCCAGCGTTAACCAATGGAGGGCAGCATCTGTGTGTAGTTAAAAAGGTGGGAAAATACAATTTCAATCAcccaaaaaagaaaacgagTCATCTTTAAATTACGTGGAAAGAGCagaatttttttaatgcaatACAATGTCGGGATCAGAACCAGCTTTGTCCATAACTATTACAACTTTATACGCGTTGGttgcacaaaaaaaacaaacagaaaaaaccgTCTTTCTGTTAGTTAAGGATTAATGCCTCAATAAAACCCAACAGAACTCGTCTGACGGGTTCTACAAACGACAACTCTGAGTTCATCCTTTTTTGGTCGTTCCTAATTAGCTAAGCAGCGGTATGTTTAGATAAAAACGATGTTATAACACAGCCTTTTATGCTAAGTAACGATCAGTTACCGCAGTTTGAACTATTATAATTAGGGGAAGTCGTGTAAACGACTATTTTGGGCTACCACAAGGTTATCTTGAAGTTATTTCAGCGCGATATTTAATAAATACTGGCATTTGGGGGGGAAACTATATCAACGCAGTTGGTGCGATATCATGGCTAACGAGAACTAAATGTGTCTTAAAACTTAGCACCAGCCTTGGAGTCATTTACAATACGCACATTTATCCACGAATCTAATTCAGATCACTTAATATCTGCCTGTTGCAGCCGATTGACCTTTAAACGTGCAAAGATCAAACCTAAGTGTACGGAGGCTAAGAAAAGAGCTAGCATTGAGGTTGACAGCGGCTAACCAAACAGAGAGCTAGCGGCTAGCTAGCCACCACGCTATTGAGACGAACAATCACGTTGTTGGGGTGtcttataaatgtaaaatattccTTACCTCCAACTCGGTACATGTTAGCCGCCATACTCCTTTAACCCTAAGCAAAATCGCCCCGGGATTCAATCCACTTTGGGTAGAAAAAAGAAGTCGAGAGGTGTTTATTTTACTCCTTCATTTAGCGTAGACACCCCGGCCGTGAACAAAGCCGGCTCCGGGGACGACGAGCCGAGCGGTGGCGGGTAAAATGTTCAAAGTTAGCTAGAGTAATGGTCCGGGGGAGGGTATCCGCAAATATTAATTATTTGTTTTCGGCGTCTCCGGCAATGTGGAGCCCTTTTTATCTTTGATACATTGACACGCAGCCAGTCTGCCTCTTACACtactcttcctcccatcctCTGCTCCCTGcttcgtcctcctcttcttcacctccgCTCACTTCAACACACTCGGAAACACATAATACGCACTTACTGGCCCGGTCGTTCGTGGCCGAACCGGCAACTTCGGAAAACATCGGCTGTTTCCGTCAcgatagagagatagatagatagata contains:
- the mta2 gene encoding metastasis-associated protein MTA2 isoform X1; amino-acid sequence: MAANMYRVGDYVYFENSSSNPYLIRRIEELNKTANGNVEAKVVCLFRRRDISSNLNTLADSNAREFEEESKQPTLSEEQKHQLKHRELFLSRQFESLPATHIRGKCNVTLLNETDVLVNYLDKDDCFFYSLVFDPVQKTLLADQGEIRVGSKYQAEIPDKLVEGELEKARKHISKKQSNYTVSYLLGETDTRVQEKLETKLWDPNNQLKDPQIDQFLVVARAVGTFARALDCSSSIRQPSLHMSAAAASRDITLFHAMDTLQKNNYDLASAMSTLVPQGGPVLCRDEMEEWSASEAMLFEEALEKYGKDFTDIRQDFLPWKSLASVVQFYYMWKTTDRYIQQKRLKAAEADSKLKQVYIPTYTKPNPNQIMVPGSKPGMNGAAGFQKGLNCESCHTVQSSQWYAWGPPNMQCRLCASCWNYWKKYGGLKTPTHLDGTARASSDSGPRGHMTRQEVQGLSPFTRNEGRAKLLAKNRQTFILQTTKLTRIARRVCEDILQPHRAARRPYASINANAVKAECMIRLPKATKTPPKSKVVPRQSLATIVKDLAISAPLKLKATRGPPTPINRNQASQPRGGQSMLGKRSFDTATAVNFPANGRPYTSGMRAMTQSVIKRQKISQGEAPNPVVFVATKDTRALRKHLTQSEMRQAARKPHLLVRIKLPLPPRPMPLLPSSTSEPIVLED
- the mta2 gene encoding metastasis-associated protein MTA2 isoform X3; protein product: MAANMYRVGDYVYFENSSSNPYLIRRIEELNKTANGNVEAKVVCLFRRRDISSNLNTLADSNAREFEEESKQPTLSEEQKHQLKHRELFLSRQFESLPATHIRGKCNVTLLNETDVLVNYLDKDDCFFYSLVFDPVQKTLLADQGEIRVGSKYQAEIPDKLVEGETDTRVQEKLETKLWDPNNQLKDPQIDQFLVVARAVGTFARALDCSSSIRQPSLHMSAAAASRDITLFHAMDTLQKNNYDLASAMSTLVPQGGPVLCRDEMEEWSASEAMLFEEALEKYGKDFTDIRQDFLPWKSLASVVQFYYMWKTTDRYIQQKRLKAAEADSKLKQVYIPTYTKPNPNQIMVPGSKPGMNGAAGFQKGLNCESCHTVQSSQWYAWGPPNMQCRLCASCWNYWKKYGGLKTPTHLDGTARASSATAVNFPANGRPYTSGMRAMTQSVIKRQKISQGEAPNPVVFVATKDTRALRKHLTQSEMRQAARKPHLLVRIKLPLPPRPMPLLPSSTSEPIVLED
- the mta2 gene encoding metastasis-associated protein MTA2 isoform X2, whose translation is MAANMYRVGDYVYFENSSSNPYLIRRIEELNKTANGNVEAKVVCLFRRRDISSNLNTLADSNAREFEEESKQPTLSEEQKHQLKHRELFLSRQFESLPATHIRGKCNVTLLNETDVLVNYLDKDDCFFYSLVFDPVQKTLLADQGEIRVGSKYQAEIPDKLVEGETDTRVQEKLETKLWDPNNQLKDPQIDQFLVVARAVGTFARALDCSSSIRQPSLHMSAAAASRDITLFHAMDTLQKNNYDLASAMSTLVPQGGPVLCRDEMEEWSASEAMLFEEALEKYGKDFTDIRQDFLPWKSLASVVQFYYMWKTTDRYIQQKRLKAAEADSKLKQVYIPTYTKPNPNQIMVPGSKPGMNGAAGFQKGLNCESCHTVQSSQWYAWGPPNMQCRLCASCWNYWKKYGGLKTPTHLDGTARASSDSGPRGHMTRQEVQGLSPFTRNEGRAKLLAKNRQTFILQTTKLTRIARRVCEDILQPHRAARRPYASINANAVKAECMIRLPKATKTPPKSKVVPRQSLATIVKDLAISAPLKLKATRGPPTPINRNQASQPRGGQSMLGKRSFDTATAVNFPANGRPYTSGMRAMTQSVIKRQKISQGEAPNPVVFVATKDTRALRKHLTQSEMRQAARKPHLLVRIKLPLPPRPMPLLPSSTSEPIVLED